In Stigmatopora argus isolate UIUO_Sarg chromosome 17, RoL_Sarg_1.0, whole genome shotgun sequence, the following are encoded in one genomic region:
- the tlcd4a gene encoding TLC domain-containing protein 4-B isoform X1, whose translation METFSQFIFTISVTSFFTFQWLFHKVSPWMSIRISPGFLGLSDKQKVEWNSRTVSTLHALVVGIFCLYILLFDDAVNKDPVWGDPTLVKTNVAITTGYLISDLLLIFYYWKAIGDKFFVVHHLAALYAYYYVLGQGMLPYFANFRLLAEFSTPCVNQRWFFEVLGYPRTSRPNMANGVAMALVFFMVRVAVMPVYYSRMYSVYGSEAFYLVPYGGRLAWICSSICLDIMNIMWMHKIARGCCKVLKAARRSKAGRPHENGKTN comes from the exons ATGGAAACATTCAGCCAGTTTATCTTCACCATCTCGGTGACCAGCTTCTTCACCTTCCAGTGGCTCTTTCACAAAGTCAGCCCGTGGATGTCAATACGCATCAGCCCGGGTTTTCTGGGCCTTAGCGACAAGCAGAAGGTGGAATGGAACTCAAG GACAGTCTCTACTCTTCACGCTCTGGTAGTGGGAATCTTCTGTCTttacattttgttatttgatgacGCCGTCAACAAAGACCCAGTCTG GGGAGATCCTACTCTAGTTAAGACTAATGTTGCCATCACAACAGGCTACCTCATATCGG ATCTGTTGCTAATATTTTACTATTGGAAGGCGATTGGAGACAAGTTTTTTGTAGTGCACCATCTGGCAGCGTTGTATGCTTACTACTATGTACTG GGCCAAGGCATGTTGCCTTATTTTGCTAACTTCCGCCTGCTCGCCGAGTTTTCTACTCCTTGTGTGAACCAGCG CTGGTTCTTTGAGGTTCTAGGTTACCCAAGGACCTCCCGACCCAACATGGCAAACGGTGTGGCCATGGCCCTGGTATTTTTTATGGTGCGTGTGGCCGTCATGCCCGTCTACTACAGCCGCATGTATTCTGTTTACGGCTCCGAGGCGTTTTACCTGGTGCCCTACGGCGGACGTCTCGCATGGATCTGCTCCAGCATCTGCTTGGACATCATGAACATCATGTGGATGCACAAGATCGCCCGTGGCTGCTGCAAGGTGTTGAAGGCAGCACGCAGGAGCAAAGCTGGCAGACCTCATGAGAACGGGAAGACCAACTAA
- the tlcd4a gene encoding TLC domain-containing protein 4-B isoform X2 — protein METFSQFIFTISVTSFFTFQWLFHKVSPWMSIRISPGFLGLSDKQKVEWNSRTVSTLHALVVGIFCLYILLFDDAVNKDPVWGDPTLVKTNVAITTGYLISDLLLIFYYWKAIGDKFFVVHHLAALYAYYYVLGQGMLPYFANFRLLAEFSTPCVNQRLPKDLPTQHGKRCGHGPGIFYGACGRHARLLQPHVFCLRLRGVLPGALRRTSRMDLLQHLLGHHEHHVDAQDRPWLLQGVEGSTQEQSWQTS, from the exons ATGGAAACATTCAGCCAGTTTATCTTCACCATCTCGGTGACCAGCTTCTTCACCTTCCAGTGGCTCTTTCACAAAGTCAGCCCGTGGATGTCAATACGCATCAGCCCGGGTTTTCTGGGCCTTAGCGACAAGCAGAAGGTGGAATGGAACTCAAG GACAGTCTCTACTCTTCACGCTCTGGTAGTGGGAATCTTCTGTCTttacattttgttatttgatgacGCCGTCAACAAAGACCCAGTCTG GGGAGATCCTACTCTAGTTAAGACTAATGTTGCCATCACAACAGGCTACCTCATATCGG ATCTGTTGCTAATATTTTACTATTGGAAGGCGATTGGAGACAAGTTTTTTGTAGTGCACCATCTGGCAGCGTTGTATGCTTACTACTATGTACTG GGCCAAGGCATGTTGCCTTATTTTGCTAACTTCCGCCTGCTCGCCGAGTTTTCTACTCCTTGTGTGAACCAGCG GTTACCCAAGGACCTCCCGACCCAACATGGCAAACGGTGTGGCCATGGCCCTGGTATTTTTTATGGTGCGTGTGGCCGTCATGCCCGTCTACTACAGCCGCATGTATTCTGTTTACGGCTCCGAGGCGTTTTACCTGGTGCCCTACGGCGGACGTCTCGCATGGATCTGCTCCAGCATCTGCTTGGACATCATGAACATCATGTGGATGCACAAGATCGCCCGTGGCTGCTGCAAGGTGTTGAAGGCAGCACGCAGGAGCAAAGCTGGCAGACCTCATGA